The sequence GGATGACGCGAACGTTGCGAGTTCGCCATGCCGACATCGGCGGGACTGCCGAAACATCGCTGCGGACAGGAGTTTCGATGAAGTTCCGCACCCAGCTTGCCCGTCGCGGAAATGGGGGAGCCGCCTGCCGGCGCGCTGCCGATCCTGATGGGGCGGGTGCCGTTGCGGCGGCCGGAGCGGTGGTGGCGGGTGCCTGGGTGCGCGCCGAGACGATGGCGCGTGCAATATCCGAGATCCGCGCGTTGGCGTAATCGGTGAGCGGCAACGCCTCAGGGAGCGCGTGCTCCTTGCTGACGAGCGTCAGCATTTCCGCAGCCTTGATCGAGTCCATGTTCAAGTCGTCGAGAAGCTTCATGTCGGCGTCGAGCGTTTCCTGCTCGAACTGCGTGAGTTGCGCCACCAGCGTGAGCAGCTGGTTCTCGATCGCGCGCGCCTCCGGTTGCGCCGGCAACACCAGCAAGGCCGGCGTCGTCGGTCCCGCCACCGCTGCCGAGGGAACGCTGGCAACGGGCGCCGGGGCGGGCAGAACGGCTGGAGCGGAGGGTTGCGGGCCGCCCGGCATCGCCGGACGCTCGCCGAGCCACTCGGCAAGCGCATCGATGCTGGCGTTGGCGAGGGTCGATGCCTCGCTCTGCGCTTCCTTGCCGAACTCGCGTGCGAGCACCGCGATCAGTTCGGCCGACTTGATCGAGTCGATGTTCAAATCGTCGAGCAGGCGCATATCGCCGCTCAGCATCGCGATATCGAAGCCGGTAAGCTCGGCTGCGACCTGCATCACCCGTTGCCGTGTGCTCTGCTGCGGCACCGCCGGCGGCTGAACCGCAGCTACGGGCGCTGCCGCTTCGCCGGCACCACCGTGGGGGGCGGGTTGCGGCGATCCGGTGGCGGTGTCCGCCGGCCGCATCGGCGCCGGGAAGGGGAGAACGGTGGCGCCGTCGGTCGCCGAGCCGATGGCCACCACGGAGGTAAAGCCGTGGTCCGGGGCCGGGATGGCGGTGAGACCAAAGGCCGAAGCCGGCACGACGATTTCGCGTTCGCACGGGTTTTCCAGGAACAAGCGCTGGTGTGCCGGAATGAACGGGCGGATCAGGCGATCGGCGTAGAGCGCCGACCAATTGAGTTCATGACCAAACACATGGGTGGCGGCGAGAACCTGTTTCCAGCCCTGCATGCTCCCCGCCTGCGGTTCGATCGGCAGCGCCAGGACGGTCTCCTTGCCGACGATCGAGCCGAACAGGTCACTGAGAACCCGCCCCGGTCCGACTTCGATGACGAGATCGGCTTCTTCGGCGAGCGAATGAGCGAGGGCGACGAAGTCTACCTCGGCCAGCATTTGCTGGCCGAGGTGTGCGCCAACCTTGACCGTGCCCAGAATTGGATTGCCGTCGATGCACGACAGCGTCCGGCAACCGGCGATCGAGCCCTCCAGGCCGGCGAACACGTCGGCGAAGTGCGCCGATGCGCCATCCATGTATTTGGAATGAAAAGCGTTGGAAACGGGCAGCAGGCGTGCGTTGACGCCTTGCCGCCCCGCCGCGGTCACGATTGCATCGATCGCGGCGCCCTCGCCCGATACGGCGATCTGCGTCGGCCCGTTGATATTGGCGATGGTCACGTAGCCAAGCACCGAGCCGATCAATGCCTGTGCCGTCTGTCGGTCGCACATCAACGCGGCCATTTTGCCCCGTTCGTCGCCGCGGCCAGGCGACATCTCATAGCCGCGCCGTGCGGCCAGTGAGAGCAGCGTGCGTTCGTCGCACGCACCACCGGCGTAAAGGGTCATTAGTTCGCCGAGGCTGTGGCCACCGGCGGCTGCTGGAGTAATGCCGAGTTCCGCTAGGTAACGATACCAGATCAGCGATGCCAGGATGATCGCCGGCTGCGCGACTTCGGTCTGCGCCAAGGCACGTTGACGCGCCGAGATCGCGTCGTCGGTCAGCACCTGCAGATTGTCGATCAGGATGCGATCGACCAGCCCGTCCGTGCCGAGAGCCGTCGTTGCCTGCTCGGCCGCCTCGGCGAGCTCGGCGGCCCAGGCAAAACGGCGGATGAGCGTTTTCGCCATGTTTACGCGTTGCGATCCTTGTCCGGGGAACAGGAACGCGACGCGCGTCCGGTTGACGTTGTTGCCAAACCAGATTGCGCGCGGCTCGTCGCGCACAAAGCGGCCCTCGCGGACGCCCTTGCCTGCCATCGCCGTGAGCGCATCCAGCTTTAAGGTGAAGCTTTGCGGCGAGTCGGCGACGAAGGCGGCACGAATGGGCGCGTTCGGCGCCATACGATGGGCGAGGCTGGCGGCGAGATCAGCGAGTTCGCCCTTGGCCATGTGAGCGGCATCGGCGCGCACGGTGTCGATCTGGCGGCGCATCTCGTCGATGGATGGTGCGGCGAAGACGAAAACCTCCGCGTCTTCCGGGTGAGCCAGAAGAACCGCTTCGGACATGAACGGCTGAATATGGCGGGCAGGCGGGCCGAACGATTCACACGTGACATGCGTGTTGATGCCACCGAAACCCATGGCCGAAACGCCAGCGCGCAGCACGTCGGCGTGTGGACGAATCGCGCCATCGATCAGCGGGAATATGGCCTTGGCCTCTTCGCGGAAGACGTCACGAACGACCTCAGTGCCGCAGATCGGCGGCAAAACCCGTCGGTTGACAGCGATGACCGTCTTGATGAGGGCGCCGATGCCGGCAGCGGCCTTGGTGTGACCGATCACCGATTTCAGCGAGGTAACCCCAACGCTGCGCTCGGCGGCTTCGGGATGCATCGCGGCGCAGATCGCGCGCAACTCGACGTTATCGCCAAGCGGCGTGCCGGTGCCGTGCCCCTCAATAAAATCGATCGAGGAGGCGTCGTAGCCGGCCTTGCGATACGCAGCCCGTAGCGCGATCGCCTGACCGTTGACACTGGGCGCGGTGATTCCACCCTTGCCGTCGGAGGATATGCCCCACCCGTTGATGACGGCATAAATCCGGTCGCCGTCATCGATTGCGTCGGTCAGTCGCTTAAGGACGACAAAGCCGCACCCTTCGCCGGGGATGAACCCGCTCGCGCGCTGATCGTAGACGCGCATCTCGTCGGCTGTCAGGGCGCCGGTCTTGGCGAATCCAATCAACTCGAAGTTGTCGAGGCTGATGTCGATGCCGCCGGCGAGCACCATGTCGGCGTCCCTCAGCACCAGCGCATTGGCGGCGTTGATCACTGCCAGCATCGAGGAGGAACATGCGCCATCGACGGTGTAGCCGCCGCCGTGCAGATCGAGGAAGTTACAAACCCGCCCGGCGATGGTGTTCGACAGACCGCCGGCAAGCGTGTCTTCGTCCACTGGTGGAAATACAGACTTGAACGCGCCCTCGGCATCCGCCAGGAATTGCTCCATTGCCTCGCCATCGAGACCGCGCGTCATCGCGGTCTTGCGCAACACTTTTTCGACGAATGGCCAGCGCGTGCGCATGGTGTTCGCGCGCGTCCATTCGCCGGTCAGCGTATTGCCGAGGATGACCGCCGTGCGCGAGCCTCGGATCTGATCGCGGCTGTAGCCGGCGTCTTGCAGTGCGCGGAGTGCGACTTCGAGCGCTAGCCAGTGGACGATGTCGGATGATTCGGCCGCGGATTTCGGCACACGCCGATTGCGCCAGTCGAAATCGAAACCGTCAATATAGGCTGCCCATCGGCCATAGGTTTTGTCCGGAGCCGACTTGTCTTCGTTCCAGTATTCAGCGAGGGGCAGCCGCTGATCGAGCATTTCCCGGAATTGCGACCGTTTAGTAAGAATATTTTCCCAAAATTGACGCATGCTTTGCGCGCCGGGATACCAAACAGACATGCCGACGACGGCAATCTTGTGATAGGTCGGCATCAGCGCTTCGCTGTCCATTTTCGCCTCCTGACGAGGTAAAAACTAATAAATATCGAGATTATCTAACAAATAACGTCAATAAATACTCATCGTGTGGAAATAATATTCCACACTATGCTGATATTATATTAATAAATTTCAGTTAATACATCGTAACAGCGTGAGATTACCGGGTCGTGGCCAAACGGTGGGGTTTCCGTGGTTTTTTGGTGGATCAAGCGCGCGGCAATAATTTTCAGCGCGATGTCATATCCAGCGCGATGTCACAAAAAAATCCTTTGCTCTCGACAACGGCAATCCGCCATTTGGGGCATATAAACGGGGTGTCGAGGGTGTGACGAGTGGTTCGTCGGGCGGCGAGACGCGTTCGATAATCCGATGAATCGACGCATTCGTCGGGCAGCGACCGGCATAAACGGATTTCTGTACTGGAGAGGGTTGTTAACGCCTATATATAATGATTAATATCCTATATTTGTGACTGCGCTGTGACGTGATCGATTGTTCGATAGGGCGCGGAAGTGCTCGCGCGGAAGCGGAACTCGCTCATCAAGGCTTGAAGCGATTTAACTTCGATAGGGTTTTCGGGGAGCAAGGGGCTACGGCATGACGGCTTTTGAACGAAGTCGGATCCACTGTGGTGAGCGTGTGCGTTTATTTCGCGGGGGAACGCGACTCTTGCGCGACGGGGCGCGACCGCCGGAGGTGCGTGAGCAGGGAAGCGCCCGTGAGCAGGGAAGCACAAGTCGCAGCGCGGCATGCGTCTGCCGACCGATCACGCTTGAAGATGTTCTGGCAACGCGCGCGAGCATCGCCGCGCTCACCCAACCCGGGAATGATGATGGGCAGGACACATTCCGAATCGATTTCGACGAAGAGCAGCTTTGGCACGGTATGCTTGAGGTTTTCCTACCACCTAAAGTATTTTCGTTGCTTCGTCTATTTGTAGAAAATCCATCAAGACTGTTAAGAAAAGAATTTATATTAAATAGTATTTGGCCAAATACGTGTATTACAGAAGGTATGATTAAGGAATACGTAAGAGATCTTAGAAAAGTCCTTGCAGATGACGCCAAATCACCGCGTTTCATCGAAACCGTGCATCGCCGCGGTTACCGTTTTATCGGCGAGGTGCGCACGATCAGCGGATATCCTTTGGCATTGTCGGTGGCGTCGCGGCCGTGGACCGCAGAATTGGACAACGGCCAGGAATTCGATAGCCGTCGTCGACACGCCGACGGCCGTATTCTCCCCTGATAGCGACCGGGTAATGGCGGGCGGGTGTGTTCTTGTCGGAAGAGGGGCAGCCGAGGCCGGTCGCCGGTTCGTGCCGAGGCCGACGTCGTCCGACGAGTGTTGAATGACGATATCCACGCTGTCAGTATCGCTCGCGGAGGGGCGCTGTCTGTCCCGTCCTGTCATGGAGGCAATTTATGCGCACCAGTGCCCGCAATATGCTGCCTTGCAAGGTCGCGGATGTTAAGCTCGGCGCCGTTAACGCGGAGATCGTTCTGGATGTTGGCGAAGGCGTGAAGCTCTTTGCCATTATCACCGACGAAAGCGTCAAGTCACTCGGCTTGGAGCCGGGCAAAGACGTCTATGCGCTGATCAAGTCGAGCTTCGTGTTGCTGGCTCACGAGGGGCAGATCGGACGCACCTCGGCGAGAAACGTGCTGATCGGAACCGTCTCCCATCGCGAAGACGGGGCGGTTAATAGCGAGATTGTGCTTGATCTCGGCAGCGGCAAGACGATCGCTGCGATCGTCACCAAAGAGAGCGCGAATAGTCTTGATTTTAAGGTTGGTCAGCGCGCCTGCGCTCTGATCAAGGCGTCTCACGTTATTTTGGCGGTCGACTGATTAACGACGGCGTTGGATTAACGGGGTCTGTGGGCGCGCGCATGATCGTTAAGTGGGCGTCGGTGCGAGTTTCCACAGTCGTCGGCCCTACCTGAACGGAGGGGAGGGAAGCCTTCCCGCCGGCATCTCTGGGGTGCCAGTATCGCCGTCAACTATTCTGGGGAAATGATCCAATGGGAGGCAGCCTCGGCGCTGGGCAGATTTCGCTGGAGGCCGTGCTTTCCTATGCCGCACTTGGTTTGATTGTCGGGTTTGGCTACTATATCTCTATGCAGCTCCCCGAGCGCGCGGCTTCACTTCCGCGCTGGATGTTGCAGGCTGTTTATGCTCTTCGCCTTGCAGCCGCCATTGCATTCTTTGCCTGGCTCGCGCACCTGGGAATGCTTCCGGTACTCGCCGCGTTCGTTGGCTTTCTGGTTGGTCGTACCGTCGCGTTTCGCGCCCTCGGCGAAGACGCGTAAGCACACCGTAGTGAAGGCGTCCCGCCGCTTATTGAGCGGGCCGCCTTGCCATCGGTTGAGAATAATCTAGCCTGCCGTCCGCGCATCACGCCGCCAGAACGTTCGCCTCTTTCGAGACCTCTAGTTGGAACGTGACAGGTCCACGGCAAACCTTGCCGTTTGGGGCCTCAAACCGACCGTTGACCGGGGCGTTCTTCGCATAGGGGCTGGTGAGAATGGCGACGTGCCCACCGGGAAACGGAACTTCCTCCAGCAGGCCGGATGCCTCCACGAAGCGATTGCCGGCAGTTGCGCACGGCTGGGTGACCAGACCGTCCTTTATCGCGTAATTCTGGTACCAGCGCACGCCGAGACCGACGAGGTCGCCCATTTTCAATGGCTTGCCAAATAAGCTGATCGGCAACGTGCCATCTTCGCTGATCGGCTGCTCGAAGCTGATCGAACTCATCTCGGCGATCGCCACTGGCAGATGGACCCGCTCCTTACGCAAATAGCGGAAAAGCGCCGCGGCCGTATTGCCAGGATGCATGCCGCTTTTCTCTTCCATGCGCGCTTGGTTCAACACCTGAACCAGCGGTGTTTCCTGGTTGATCGCGATCAGTCGCATCCCGAGACTGAGCAGATAGCCGTTCGCCACCATGTTGCCATTCGGCAGCTTCGAGAAAATGAAGTCGTGCTGCATTCGCGGCACATTGCTGATCGCCTGACTGAATGTGCCGTCCACGGGTGTAACGTTGGTGATCAGGCAATCGCACACGTCCTTGAGCGTGCCTGACAGAACATTCATCAAGGAGATGTAGCCACCCTGGCAGGTACCGTTCAACGTCACCTTCTGCCCGTGCTTTTCGACAAGTTTTTCGCATAGCTCGCGCGTCTGACGGCAGTCGTCGTCGGGCGTCATCGTCTGGACCTTCTCGTTTGCCCAGATGTCCTTGACGACCCGCACATAGGTGGGGATGCCTTCATTGGCGAAAGCATGCGCGTAGCTTTTATCCTCGTGTGGCAGGAATGCGAGAATGTGTACGCCGAGCATATAGGGGGGAACGAGAAGCATCGGCTTCAAATCGTCGCGGACGGTAACACCTTTCCACAAAGGCATCACCTGGTACATTACAAAGCTATCCGTTTCGTGGATCAGCTTATAGCTGGGCGATTCGAAGTGAAAACCGAAAACGTCTTGAACCTTTTCGATCTGATCGTTGAAATTTGACACTGCGTCCATGACATCCGCTTGCCGGTTAGCGAATTCGTCAAACTTTTCTCCCGGCATATCGAACAGCGTATTAAGAAAAGCGCTACAGCCTTTCTCGCTTTCATCGAGGACGTAGCGAGACAACTGCTCGTGGTTGGCCCACCATGCCTTGTTTATGATCTCGGAGTTGTACCGCATGAGGTGCATCATCGCCGTCAGACTCGGCGGATGATGCCGTGCCGCGCGGGCGGAAATCTGCAGGGCGATGCGGAAAGGATCGAAGAACTCGAGCCGTTCGCGGTCGATCGCACGCCACAAAGACATACTGTAGCGCCACAGGCTTGTCGCCGCGTCCGGGGTCCCGTCGGCCGCACTTTCGTCCCTCAGCGCTTGCATGATCATCGTCCCATCATCACAACGGTCGTCACCTTAACATGGTGCAGCAGGAAGTCGCTATGCAAAGAACGCGGCCCAGCCAACGTGACCTGATCGCAAGAATGTGACGCAATTTCGCTGATATCGGCCAGCAGGCGCCAAAAATGGAAAAGGCACGCAAAGCGTCATCAGCCCCGAAGACCAAGGTTAATTTGCGTTAATTATTCGTGAAGAGATCTGATCAGGGGGGCGTGACGCGCTTGCAGGCATTTTGATGCTGACGAGGACCGTTGAACGCGACGAACGGTTCTTCGCTCTTACCCGTTCGAGGTCCGCGCGAGCGGGGCTCCGCGATCTGACTGATCCGCCTTGAAAAGTCGCTCCATCGCCGCACCCGTGGGAAAGCGCGCGCGAAGGCTCCGGTCAGTCGGATACCGGCGTCGCGTGGCGGCGAATGACCGATAGAAATGCCGCGCCGTACCGTTCCAGTTTCGCCTGGCCGATACCATAGAGCTCGCGCATCTGGGATTCCGACGACGGGCGCAACGACGCCATCTCGATCAGTGTCCGGTCGGGAAACACCACGTAAGCCGGCTGTCCCTGAGCACGGGCGAATTCGCGGCGCAGATCCTTAAGAGACGCCAGGAGCGCGGCATGTTCCGGCGCCACGATCGTGGCGGAGGCCGCGGTCCTGGTCCGCTCCCGCACCGGGAGCTTGGCGCGAAGTACGTCCTTGCGCAGAAGAACGCGCTCCTGACCACGCAGGACACACCGTCCGGCGTCGGTGATCCGCCAGCAGCCGTGTTCAGCAATATCGAGTGAAATCAGCCCCGCGGCATAGAGCTGGCGGAAGATCGAGCGCCAGTCGTCGGCGGTGCGGTCGCGGCCGACGCCATACGTCGGCAGCAGATCGTGCCGCCAGCGGCGCAGCGCCGCATCGTCCGCCCCGGTGAGCAGCCGGACGAGATGCTCGGTGCCGAACCGCTCCCCGGTCCTCAGGATCGCCGACATCGCCTTTTGCGCGTCGATCGTGCCGTCGAAGGACTCGACGCCGTTCAGGCACAGATCGCAGTTGCCGCACGGCTCGGATGTTTCGGCGAAGTACGCCAGCAGTGTCTGACGCCGGCAGCGCGGCGCTTCGCACAAGGCGATGAGCGCGTTGAACCGTGCCCGCTCGATCCGTTTCCGTTCGTCGGGTGCGTCGCTCGCTTCGATCTGCATGCGTCGCAAGCGGAAGTCATCAAGACCGTAAAGGGTCAAGGTATCCGCCGGCAGACCGTCGCGCCCGGCTCGCCCGATCTCCTGATAATAGCCCTCAATGCTCTGGGGCAGGTCGGCGTGACAGACGAAGCGGACATCCGGTTTGTCAATTCCCATGCCGAAGGCGACGGTGGCGACAACGACGATGCCATCTTCTTGCAGGAACAGGTCCTGGTTGGCGGCGCGCGTCGCCGAATCCATTCCCGCGTGATATGCGATCGCCCGATGACCGGCGGCACACAGAATGGCCGCGAGGGCTTCGGTCGTCTTGCGCGAGGCGCAATAGACGATGCCGCTCTGTTGTGAATGCGCCGAAATGAAGCTCGCCAACTGACGGCGGCGGTCAGCCTTCGGCTGCATGGCAAGGCGCAGGTTGGGCCGGTCGAAGGAGCGGATGAACGTCCGGGGAGCCACCCGGAACAACTTGCCGACGATGTCGGCGCGGGTGGGTGCATCGGCGGTCGCGGTGAGTGCGATGGTCTGGACCCCGCCGAGGGCGTCGCGAACGCTGGCAAGGCCAAGATATTCCGGCCGGAAGTCATGACCCCATTGCGAAACGCAATGCGCCTCATCAATCGCCAGCAACGAAGTGCCCGCTTCGCGCAGATCGGCGCGCGTGTCCGAGCGTACCAGTCGCTCGGGCGCGGCATAAAGGAGCCGCAGGCTGCGCTGGCGCAGCATGCGGCGAACGTCGGCGTTTTCGGATGCGGTGTTGGCCGAGTTCAGGCTCGCGGCTTCGATCCCGAGCGCGCGAAGTTGGCCGATCTGATCACGCATCAAGGCGATCAGTGGCGAGACGACGACGGTCAATCCGGACCGCACTAGGCTCGGCAGCTGGTAGCATAGCGATTTGCCGCTACCGGTCGGCATGATGGCAAGCACGTCCTCGCCAGCGAGGATGGCGCGAATGATCTCTTCTTGGCCCGGGCGGAAGCCGTCGAAGCCAAAGACGCGCCGCAGCACCGCGCGCGCTTCGCTCAGCGCACCTACCGACTCGCCGGACTCAGCCATCGCCCAAGCCGGCCGGGTAGGTTACGAGAATGTCCTCGTCCCCGACAACGCAGCGACAGGCGAGCCGGTCGCAATCCGCACGATCCGCCCGACGGGGACCATCGGCAGCACGGCGCCCGGTTGTCCGCCCGATCGCATCCAACACTGCGCGCTCATCGGCATCAATTCGGCTTAGCGATACGGGGCTGCGAGTAAGGGGTTCGACGCGAACAATGCAGGCACCGCAGGCGCCCGCTTCGCAATTGAACAGGATTGGCACACCATGATCCTTGGCGATTGCCAACACTGTCCGGCTGGTTCCCGCCGGCAGAACGATGCTCTGCGTGTTGCGTTCCCGCTCATCCACGAAGCGAATGGTCACCATCGCGCCCGTTCGCCGATCATTGCGTGCACCAGGAGGGAGCCTCGTTCGGACTGTGCTTGGGTGCTCGTTGCATCGTTACCCGCGTCCGGCGACTTTGCAAGATGCCAGCGCTTAGTTCTTGCTCGCCCGCCTGTGTCCGCTGCCCGGCGCCGCGCACCCCTGGAAAGTCCGGCGGGTGCGCATGGGTTAAGCATTTCGGGCGGGATCTCAGCGAAACCGGATCCCGCCCACGTCGCTTTTCTGCCTTGCGTGCCGTCTGTCCCGATCGCGAGGCGATCAGGCGGCCTGCAGCGCGGTTTCCTCAACAACCATGAGGATATCGGACATGATCGCGTTCAAGTCGAAGTCTTTGGGCGTGTACACGCGGCTCACACCCGTGGCGAGAAGCTGCTCCGCATCCTCGGGCGGAATGATGCCGCCGACGACGACCGGAACGTCGGCGAGATCGGCGGCGCGCATGCGTTCCATGATCTCGGTCACCAAGGGGATGTGCGAGCCGGAAAGGATCGACAGGCCGACGACGTGCACGCCCTCTTCCAGCGCCGCTGATACAATCTGCTCGGGCGTAAGACGAATGCCCTCATAGACGACCTCGAAGCCGGCGTCGCGGGCACGCAGGGCGATTTGCTCGGCACCGTTCGAATGACCGTCAAGACCAGGCTTTCCGACCAACATCTTGATCCGCCGGCCGAGTTTTTCGGTAAGACCGTCGACCCCGGCGCGCACGCCT is a genomic window of Rhodospirillales bacterium containing:
- a CDS encoding SDR family NAD(P)-dependent oxidoreductase, giving the protein MDSEALMPTYHKIAVVGMSVWYPGAQSMRQFWENILTKRSQFREMLDQRLPLAEYWNEDKSAPDKTYGRWAAYIDGFDFDWRNRRVPKSAAESSDIVHWLALEVALRALQDAGYSRDQIRGSRTAVILGNTLTGEWTRANTMRTRWPFVEKVLRKTAMTRGLDGEAMEQFLADAEGAFKSVFPPVDEDTLAGGLSNTIAGRVCNFLDLHGGGYTVDGACSSSMLAVINAANALVLRDADMVLAGGIDISLDNFELIGFAKTGALTADEMRVYDQRASGFIPGEGCGFVVLKRLTDAIDDGDRIYAVINGWGISSDGKGGITAPSVNGQAIALRAAYRKAGYDASSIDFIEGHGTGTPLGDNVELRAICAAMHPEAAERSVGVTSLKSVIGHTKAAAGIGALIKTVIAVNRRVLPPICGTEVVRDVFREEAKAIFPLIDGAIRPHADVLRAGVSAMGFGGINTHVTCESFGPPARHIQPFMSEAVLLAHPEDAEVFVFAAPSIDEMRRQIDTVRADAAHMAKGELADLAASLAHRMAPNAPIRAAFVADSPQSFTLKLDALTAMAGKGVREGRFVRDEPRAIWFGNNVNRTRVAFLFPGQGSQRVNMAKTLIRRFAWAAELAEAAEQATTALGTDGLVDRILIDNLQVLTDDAISARQRALAQTEVAQPAIILASLIWYRYLAELGITPAAAGGHSLGELMTLYAGGACDERTLLSLAARRGYEMSPGRGDERGKMAALMCDRQTAQALIGSVLGYVTIANINGPTQIAVSGEGAAIDAIVTAAGRQGVNARLLPVSNAFHSKYMDGASAHFADVFAGLEGSIAGCRTLSCIDGNPILGTVKVGAHLGQQMLAEVDFVALAHSLAEEADLVIEVGPGRVLSDLFGSIVGKETVLALPIEPQAGSMQGWKQVLAATHVFGHELNWSALYADRLIRPFIPAHQRLFLENPCEREIVVPASAFGLTAIPAPDHGFTSVVAIGSATDGATVLPFPAPMRPADTATGSPQPAPHGGAGEAAAPVAAVQPPAVPQQSTRQRVMQVAAELTGFDIAMLSGDMRLLDDLNIDSIKSAELIAVLAREFGKEAQSEASTLANASIDALAEWLGERPAMPGGPQPSAPAVLPAPAPVASVPSAAVAGPTTPALLVLPAQPEARAIENQLLTLVAQLTQFEQETLDADMKLLDDLNMDSIKAAEMLTLVSKEHALPEALPLTDYANARISDIARAIVSARTQAPATTAPAAATAPAPSGSAARRQAAPPFPRRASWVRNFIETPVRSDVSAVPPMSAWRTRNVRVIRENDDLVAAACAACLSSHGAHVIETAFSSPAEAHSAPVGDVVIFVPAPAAILDWTSLGSFLDALHGATLSALALNGTGPKPRIAFVQRYTRLPRRQEDNPVYSATAYVASLALERSDIQMRSIGYTSGAAHVLDRLVAAIGSELLVKPAPVIVSFDDDGGRWTPTYPVDEPSRYHDRAIAWTREDVVLVTGGARGITAECALAFARKTGTTMALVGSSPAPDPQAADDAAKEIRHTLDRYAEAGLRCRYYSADITDGAAVAALVARVQQDLGPITGLIHGAGLNRPRPITTVVSASAAQECAPKVLGAVNLLSQLDIARLKTVIGLSSIIGVTGMHGNAVYAFSNEVLANLLADVRRTAPHAHVVSIAYSVWDEVGMGARMGSIDKLSAQGIGAIPVAEGVSRFLRLATADAGTDQIIVAGRMGRNGAWNQAAEGLSQVDARIDGQTLVYHHPQVETVYRRRLSLATDTYLADHNFKGSLLFPTVFGLEAMARAVHAVTGAVCLGSHAITDVSLARPITAGHHYDTELEVHAEVLERGTPSDPVRVRAGVRCDLTNFEHDHFAATFELTDLGEGPGHDVEVGAPLPIAKEGGLYGEVLFQGPRFQRISSVHRMENPDPNSGLCIFKSRHQRGEFLLGDPFFRDSLLQSVQLIIPQDVSLPVSIGRIELFSAPDVGDEERTCVAYLDEKDGDFYVTSVYALGGDGRVIERLQGYRLKILERRETPRVLRELALA
- a CDS encoding winged helix-turn-helix transcriptional regulator, with translation MRDGARPPEVREQGSAREQGSTSRSAACVCRPITLEDVLATRASIAALTQPGNDDGQDTFRIDFDEEQLWHGMLEVFLPPKVFSLLRLFVENPSRLLRKEFILNSIWPNTCITEGMIKEYVRDLRKVLADDAKSPRFIETVHRRGYRFIGEVRTISGYPLALSVASRPWTAELDNGQEFDSRRRHADGRILP
- a CDS encoding TOBE domain-containing protein; translated protein: MRTSARNMLPCKVADVKLGAVNAEIVLDVGEGVKLFAIITDESVKSLGLEPGKDVYALIKSSFVLLAHEGQIGRTSARNVLIGTVSHREDGAVNSEIVLDLGSGKTIAAIVTKESANSLDFKVGQRACALIKASHVILAVD
- the recQ gene encoding DNA helicase RecQ; its protein translation is MAESGESVGALSEARAVLRRVFGFDGFRPGQEEIIRAILAGEDVLAIMPTGSGKSLCYQLPSLVRSGLTVVVSPLIALMRDQIGQLRALGIEAASLNSANTASENADVRRMLRQRSLRLLYAAPERLVRSDTRADLREAGTSLLAIDEAHCVSQWGHDFRPEYLGLASVRDALGGVQTIALTATADAPTRADIVGKLFRVAPRTFIRSFDRPNLRLAMQPKADRRRQLASFISAHSQQSGIVYCASRKTTEALAAILCAAGHRAIAYHAGMDSATRAANQDLFLQEDGIVVVATVAFGMGIDKPDVRFVCHADLPQSIEGYYQEIGRAGRDGLPADTLTLYGLDDFRLRRMQIEASDAPDERKRIERARFNALIALCEAPRCRRQTLLAYFAETSEPCGNCDLCLNGVESFDGTIDAQKAMSAILRTGERFGTEHLVRLLTGADDAALRRWRHDLLPTYGVGRDRTADDWRSIFRQLYAAGLISLDIAEHGCWRITDAGRCVLRGQERVLLRKDVLRAKLPVRERTRTAASATIVAPEHAALLASLKDLRREFARAQGQPAYVVFPDRTLIEMASLRPSSESQMRELYGIGQAKLERYGAAFLSVIRRHATPVSD
- a CDS encoding (2Fe-2S)-binding protein — encoded protein: MVTIRFVDERERNTQSIVLPAGTSRTVLAIAKDHGVPILFNCEAGACGACIVRVEPLTRSPVSLSRIDADERAVLDAIGRTTGRRAADGPRRADRADCDRLACRCVVGDEDILVTYPAGLGDG